ATGGGGAGAAAGCGCCGTCCTCCTGTTTTTTGACTTTGAGATTAAATTAAATTATTGGAGTCCGCCATTAATGCTTAATCGGTCATCATGCACATCTTACGCATTGCTGGGTGGTTCGCGATTCATCGGACGCCAGCATGTCGGCTGCGATATCACAACCTGGGCTTGGGGTTTCCGCCCTCCACATGCATGACTTTCGGGCCTCCCGGAGGAAGCATCCCAGGGTGAGTCTTTATACTTCGTTGCAACGTAGTCCGATTTCTCGAACTAAAGCTCGTCAACCTCGTGCTCAGTTTCACAAACCCCGCCCTTTAGCGCGGGGTGATTGACCCTGTTCAGCCAGCCCACGGTGACCTTTACGCAGCACTTGACTATTGTAACGCCCTACGGGCGATGCACTATCTCTCCATGGCATAAATATCAGGATCTCTCGCACCATTTTGGTGATTGACAAAATCAATAACTAGACGTTATCGAAATCCCTTGGTTAAAAATGAACCTTAATTGCTGGTTTTCATCCAGCATTTCCGGCGCGGAAACACCTGGCTTGAGCCATGGGGAGGAAGCGCCGTCCTCCTGTTAGTTGACTTTGATTTTGAAGTAGAAGTTGCCGGTCTTTCCCGGCTGCCACCGCCTAATTAAAGACGGAATGCCCGTAAGGGCCTAGTGACGGACGGATTTTTAATTCCGTCGCCCCCCTCGCCAATGTTGCAACGCAGCTTGGATTCGATACTTTGAATCTTGCGACAAACCGTTTCGCTCTTACCCCTGAGATTGTCTGCATCTGCCACTTTCAGAGCCTAGAGTTGAGGAAGCGCCCTAGGGTGAGTCTTTTACTTCGTTGCAACGGCGTCCTTTTTCTCGGACGTAGGCTGGTAAACCAGGCTTTATTCAATTAAAGCCCCCGCATTTATGCGTGGGGTGATTTACTTAAGAGATTTCCGATAACGCCTATTTTTCAACCTGGTTTAATGCACACAATTTTTATTGGAACGGCCACATGCCTCGATCATACCACTCGTTACCGAGCACGGCACCCGCGACAACGCCAAGAATGGTAAATACGGTGCCGTCAAGCACCATATCCGTAACACTGCCACCAACGATCGCACCGCCGACAATTGCCGCCGCCTGTCCCAAGGTCATGTGTTTGATATCATTACTCGTAAGAGCAACCTTCTGAAAACCTTCACCAGGCGTTGCAGCAGTCGCGGGTAGCGAGACTACACCCAGCATCAATACCAAGGTCGAAATGAGTATTTTTAACATATTACGCATGTCACTGCCTCCGTTAGATTATAAAATTGGATATACCCATCCGTCATTTATGGTAATGGCGGAATAATCGGGCATGGATACTCTAACATAACCATTCACTTAGTCGAAGTAATTGTTAGTAGCGCGAGCGAACGATTCGTAAAATCTTGGCAGACGCAATCCTTTTTCCCGAATACCTTTTCCTCTCATAAAGAGAATGAATTGTCTGGTCCAGGTAATGGGAATCGCCTTGGGAAACGTTCCTTGTTCTACGATTTCCAACAACATCCTCGCGGCTACCTCACCCTGCTCGAAGGGTGAAGCGGCAATTGCTAGGTATCCCCCATCCGTGACGAAAAAGCCATTGGTGCCAATTATCGGAACAGGGCTATGTGTTACTGTCCATTGCACCACTTCCTGTGGAGACACTAACGTAGAATCTGTTGCCGAGCGCGTTAGTGCGCGGTAATCAGTGGTAAGAATAAAATCAGCGCGTGCTGCTGCTCCCTCAACGATTGCCTGCCATTCTGGGAAAGTTTCTACCAAACGTGATTCTACCAAGCGGAGCGGATGCCAGTCGAAAATACGAATAAAAACCTCGTCACTACGCACCGCTTCCGATTTGTCACCTAGATTGAGGATGCGCGCCATTTTCGGCATCAAGGTGGAACCCTCCTCAATACGATTCGTTGGTGTGATTACGGGCAAATCAGGTACCGAGGGATTCATTGTTTCTTGTCTAATCTCCGCTACTTTCAAAATATTGTTTTCCGCTGGATAGCTCGCCAAGCGGATGGGACTCCATTCAAGGGTGCGAACCACGATGCTCTCATCGCGCGCTTCTAGTGCCTCGCGGACCATCGCCTGCCAGTGGGGGAAAAGTTTTAGACAAGGAACCTCCCATAAACAAAATAGATTTTTATTGTCAGCGCCCGGGTAGCGGGGAATCTCGCTTTGCACGACTTTCGGACGTTCGCGCTTCACGCTGGACTCAGCTCGCGTTCTTCCTGAAACCGCGCTTACGTCGGCTTGACCAATGCCAAGGTTAAGAAAGACTTCCTTTACTGCCTGCAATTCCTTACGTTCCAGGATACCGGTAACATTCGTTGCCTGGTCATAGCCATAGTTTGTCAAATTTTTGCTCACCCCAGCGAAGACGATGCGCAACCGCGAATCGTCAACGTAATATTTCATGACATATTCCTGGGCGTCATCATCAACCGCTAATACTACGTCTGGTTGCCATTGTTCAATCAATCGCCGTGCGGCGCGTCCGATAGTTTCCGGGTATTCCGGCCAGGTATGACGCTCAGTATCCATATAGAACCAGCGTATCGCGTAATCCGACTTGTTAC
This sequence is a window from Gammaproteobacteria bacterium. Protein-coding genes within it:
- a CDS encoding ABC-type uncharacterized transport system, periplasmic component, with the translated sequence MKRLLSVPTLIIIFFMATVIMVIYFNFYKPRLLILQSHSRDYSWTRDVDIGIQRILGNKSDYAIRWFYMDTERHTWPEYPETIGRAARRLIEQWQPDVVLAVDDDAQEYVMKYYVDDSRLRIVFAGVSKNLTNYGYDQATNVTGILERKELQAVKEVFLNLGIGQADVSAVSGRTRAESSVKRERPKVVQSEIPRYPGADNKNLFCLWEVPCLKLFPHWQAMVREALEARDESIVVRTLEWSPIRLASYPAENNILKVAEIRQETMNPSVPDLPVITPTNRIEEGSTLMPKMARILNLGDKSEAVRSDEVFIRIFDWHPLRLVESRLVETFPEWQAIVEGAAARADFILTTDYRALTRSATDSTLVSPQEVVQWTVTHSPVPIIGTNGFFVTDGGYLAIAASPFEQGEVAARMLLEIVEQGTFPKAIPITWTRQFILFMRGKGIREKGLRLPRFYESFARATNNYFD
- a CDS encoding conserved membrane hypothetical protein (Evidence 4 : Unknown function but conserved in other organisms), translating into MRNMLKILISTLVLMLGVVSLPATAATPGEGFQKVALTSNDIKHMTLGQAAAIVGGAIVGGSVTDMVLDGTVFTILGVVAGAVLGNEWYDRGMWPFQ